A DNA window from Novosphingobium sp. RL4 contains the following coding sequences:
- the gatB gene encoding Asp-tRNA(Asn)/Glu-tRNA(Gln) amidotransferase subunit GatB: MSTYRIQGATGDWEVVIGLEVHAQVTSNSKLFSGSATAFGAEPNSQVSLIDAAMPGMLPVPNRECIRQAVRTGMAIDAQINKWSRFDRKNYFYADLPQGYQISQLYHPIVGEGSLTIEADEKAGIPADKVIGIERIHVEQDAGKLMHDQHPTMSYVDLNRSGVALMEIVSRPDMASPAEAGAYLSKLRTILRYVGSCDGNMDQGSMRADVNVSVRKPGDELGTRTETKNVNSVRFVMQAIEHEANRQVDVLEGGGKIVQETRLFDPTTGSTRSMRSKEDAHDYRYFPDPDLLPLELDDAFLEACRASLPELPDAKRARYEGELGLSAYNAAVLTADVDTFAWFEALLAETASAQGKAPADVAKQAANWLISEFFGALNKQGKSLEESPISHEQAAELLALVGKGTISGSIAKQVLETMFETGDNAGVIVEREGLKQESDTGAIEAKVDEILAANADKVAQYREGKVALFGFFVGQTMKAMAGKGNPQVVNEILKAKLG, translated from the coding sequence ATGAGCACTTATCGCATCCAGGGCGCCACCGGTGACTGGGAGGTCGTGATCGGCCTCGAAGTCCACGCGCAGGTCACCTCGAACTCCAAGTTGTTCTCCGGATCGGCGACGGCATTCGGCGCAGAGCCTAACAGCCAGGTCTCGCTGATCGACGCGGCGATGCCGGGCATGCTGCCGGTTCCGAACCGCGAATGCATCCGTCAGGCCGTGCGTACCGGCATGGCGATCGACGCGCAGATCAACAAGTGGTCCCGCTTCGACCGCAAGAACTACTTCTACGCCGATCTTCCGCAGGGCTACCAGATCAGCCAGCTCTACCACCCGATCGTGGGCGAAGGCTCGCTGACCATCGAGGCGGACGAGAAGGCGGGCATCCCGGCCGACAAGGTGATCGGCATCGAGCGCATCCACGTCGAGCAGGACGCGGGCAAGCTGATGCACGACCAGCATCCGACGATGTCCTATGTCGACCTTAACCGCTCCGGCGTGGCGCTGATGGAAATCGTCAGCCGCCCGGACATGGCTTCGCCTGCGGAAGCAGGGGCTTACCTGTCGAAGCTGCGGACGATCCTGCGCTATGTCGGCTCGTGCGACGGTAACATGGACCAGGGCTCGATGCGCGCGGACGTCAACGTCTCGGTGCGCAAGCCCGGTGACGAACTCGGCACCCGTACCGAGACCAAGAACGTCAACTCCGTGCGCTTCGTCATGCAGGCGATCGAGCACGAGGCAAACCGTCAGGTGGACGTGCTGGAAGGCGGCGGCAAGATCGTGCAGGAAACGCGCCTGTTCGATCCCACCACCGGCTCGACGCGTTCGATGCGTTCGAAGGAAGATGCGCACGATTATCGCTACTTCCCCGATCCGGACCTGCTGCCGCTCGAACTTGACGATGCCTTCCTTGAGGCCTGCCGCGCGAGCCTGCCCGAACTGCCGGACGCCAAGCGCGCCCGCTACGAAGGCGAACTGGGCCTTTCGGCCTACAACGCTGCCGTGCTGACCGCCGATGTCGATACTTTCGCATGGTTCGAGGCGCTGCTGGCGGAGACGGCTTCGGCACAGGGCAAGGCTCCCGCTGACGTTGCCAAGCAGGCTGCCAACTGGCTGATTTCCGAATTCTTCGGCGCGCTCAACAAGCAGGGCAAGTCGCTGGAAGAATCGCCGATCAGTCACGAACAGGCGGCGGAGCTTCTGGCGCTGGTGGGCAAGGGCACGATCTCGGGCTCGATCGCCAAGCAGGTTCTCGAAACGATGTTCGAGACTGGCGACAATGCCGGCGTCATCGTCGAGCGCGAAGGCCTGAAGCAGGAATCGGACACCGGCGCCATCGAGGCCAAGGTGGACGAGATTCTCGCCGCCAATGCCGACAAGGTCGCCCAGTACCGCGAAGGCAAGGTTGCGCTGTTCGGCTTCTTCGTCGGCCAGACGATGAAGGCAATGGCCGGCAAGGGCAACCCGCAGGTGGTGAACGAGATCCTGAAGGCCAAGCTCGGCTGA
- the gatA gene encoding Asp-tRNA(Asn)/Glu-tRNA(Gln) amidotransferase subunit GatA produces the protein MTDLTELGVAQIRDGVAGGDFSAVEVAEAFNANVAAAQEALNAFIIATPEKAIEAAAATDAKRARGEALGKMGGVPIGMKDLFATFDVQTTAASHMLEGFKPQYESTVSQKLWDAGAGMLGKLNLDQFAMGSSNETSYFGNVISPWKRNDGGNAALAPGGSSGGSSSALAARLCPAATGTDTGGSIRQPAAFTGTTGIKPTYGRCSRWGVVAFASSLDQAGPMARSVQDCAIMLEAMAGFDAKDSTSLDMPVPNWEAALSGDMKGKKVGIPKEYRVDGLDDDVAKSWDDGIAWLKDAGAQIVEISLPHTKYALPTYYIIAPAEASSNLARYDGVRYGLRDLPDGANLQDMYAATRAAGFGPEVKRRILIGTYVLSAGFYDAYYTQAQKVRALIAQDFAKAFEECDVILAPTAPSAAFGLGENVDDPLKMYLNDVFAVPASLAGLPAMSVPAGLNREGLPLGLQVIGKAFDEQGVLNAGLAIEARAQFAAKPEKWW, from the coding sequence ATGACTGATCTTACGGAACTCGGCGTTGCGCAGATCCGCGACGGTGTGGCCGGCGGCGATTTCTCCGCCGTCGAAGTGGCGGAAGCTTTCAACGCCAATGTCGCCGCCGCGCAGGAAGCGCTGAACGCCTTCATCATCGCCACGCCTGAAAAGGCCATCGAAGCGGCAGCTGCCACCGACGCCAAGCGTGCGCGCGGCGAGGCTCTCGGCAAGATGGGCGGCGTGCCGATCGGCATGAAGGACCTGTTCGCCACCTTCGACGTGCAGACGACGGCCGCCAGCCACATGCTGGAAGGCTTCAAGCCGCAGTACGAATCGACCGTCTCGCAGAAGCTGTGGGATGCCGGCGCAGGCATGCTGGGCAAGCTGAACCTCGACCAGTTCGCCATGGGCTCGTCGAACGAGACCAGCTATTTCGGCAATGTGATCTCGCCGTGGAAGCGCAACGATGGCGGCAACGCCGCGTTGGCGCCGGGCGGTTCCTCGGGCGGTTCGTCGTCGGCTCTCGCCGCGCGCCTCTGCCCGGCGGCGACCGGCACCGACACCGGCGGCTCGATCCGCCAGCCCGCCGCATTCACCGGCACCACCGGCATCAAGCCGACTTACGGCCGCTGCTCGCGCTGGGGCGTGGTTGCTTTCGCCAGCTCGCTCGACCAGGCGGGCCCGATGGCCCGCTCGGTGCAGGACTGCGCGATCATGCTCGAAGCCATGGCCGGTTTCGACGCCAAGGATTCGACCAGCCTCGACATGCCGGTGCCGAACTGGGAAGCCGCGCTCTCGGGCGACATGAAAGGCAAGAAGGTCGGCATTCCGAAGGAATACCGCGTCGATGGTCTGGACGACGATGTCGCCAAGTCGTGGGACGACGGCATTGCCTGGCTGAAGGATGCGGGCGCTCAGATCGTCGAGATCTCGCTGCCGCACACCAAGTACGCGCTGCCGACTTACTACATCATCGCGCCTGCCGAAGCCTCGTCGAACCTCGCCCGCTATGACGGCGTGCGGTACGGCCTGCGCGATCTGCCGGACGGTGCCAACCTTCAGGACATGTACGCCGCGACCCGCGCCGCCGGTTTCGGCCCCGAGGTGAAGCGCCGCATCCTGATCGGCACTTACGTGCTCTCGGCCGGTTTCTACGACGCCTACTACACGCAGGCCCAGAAGGTCCGCGCGCTGATCGCGCAGGACTTCGCCAAGGCCTTCGAAGAGTGCGACGTGATCCTTGCGCCGACCGCGCCTTCGGCCGCCTTCGGCCTTGGCGAGAACGTCGACGATCCGCTGAAGATGTACCTGAACGACGTCTTCGCGGTGCCCGCCTCGCTCGCGGGTCTTCCGGCGATGTCGGTCCCGGCCGGCCTCAACCGCGAAGGTCTGCCGCTGGGTCTTCAGGTCATCGGCAAGGCTTTCGACGAACAGGGCGTGCTGAACGCCGGTCTCGCCATCGAGGCCCGCGCACAGTTTGCCGCCAAGCCGGAAAAGTGGTGGTAA
- the gatC gene encoding Asp-tRNA(Asn)/Glu-tRNA(Gln) amidotransferase subunit GatC → MSVDTATVAKIASLARIKVSEAEIEAMVPELNGILAWVEQLGEVDTSNVEPMTAVIPNTLRLRDDVIDADPLTGGDKRDAVLANAPAAEHGFFGVPKVIE, encoded by the coding sequence ATGTCGGTCGATACCGCAACCGTTGCGAAGATCGCCAGCCTCGCCCGCATCAAGGTGAGCGAGGCCGAAATCGAGGCGATGGTCCCCGAACTCAACGGCATTCTCGCCTGGGTCGAGCAACTCGGCGAAGTCGATACTTCGAACGTCGAGCCGATGACCGCCGTCATCCCCAACACGCTGCGCCTGCGCGACGACGTGATCGACGCCGATCCGCTGACCGGCGGCGACAAGCGCGATGCCGTTCTGGCCAATGCTCCCGCCGCCGAACACGGCTTCTTCGGCGTGCCCAAGGTGATCGAATAA
- a CDS encoding FKBP-type peptidyl-prolyl cis-trans isomerase: protein MIRTFRPALLALAVVLPVAASAAAPGQTAPSPAPAPARQVVVTTLTAGQGAKPTREDYVLVNYKGMLKDGTVFDQNEQMPMAVGEVVPGFADGLVQMQRGGSYRILIPAELAYGAEGGGPIPPNSDLVFEVTLLDFKTRAELDAMIAAQQGQAQPAQPGSQ from the coding sequence ATGATCCGCACGTTCCGTCCGGCGCTCCTGGCGCTGGCCGTCGTCCTGCCTGTTGCGGCTTCGGCCGCGGCACCGGGCCAGACTGCACCTTCTCCGGCTCCTGCGCCCGCACGCCAGGTCGTGGTCACCACGCTGACCGCGGGGCAGGGCGCCAAGCCTACCCGCGAAGACTATGTGCTGGTGAACTACAAGGGCATGCTCAAGGACGGCACCGTGTTCGACCAGAACGAACAGATGCCGATGGCCGTGGGCGAAGTCGTTCCCGGCTTTGCCGACGGGCTCGTGCAGATGCAGCGCGGCGGCAGCTACCGCATCCTGATCCCGGCGGAACTGGCTTACGGCGCGGAAGGCGGCGGGCCGATCCCGCCCAATTCCGACCTCGTCTTCGAAGTGACCCTGCTCGACTTCAAGACCCGCGCGGAACTCGACGCGATGATCGCCGCGCAGCAAGGGCAGGCGCAACCGGCCCAACCCGGCTCGCAATGA
- a CDS encoding FKBP-type peptidyl-prolyl cis-trans isomerase translates to MTEITRVPLQPIAKGSLTKIWLGVAAVALAAGGVAYAALPPQVHVKTLTAGSGESPTIADVVLINYKGTLPDGNVFDQAQQVPMALNEVIPGFTKALVKMQRGGKYEVEIPAKLAYGDKAVGKIPANTDLNFEIELLDFKSRAEIEQQQRLMQQLQQMQGGAPGGAIPGGAIPGGAIPDGAVPGAEGPAH, encoded by the coding sequence ATGACTGAGATCACCCGCGTTCCGCTGCAGCCGATTGCCAAGGGCTCGCTGACCAAGATCTGGCTCGGCGTTGCCGCAGTCGCGCTGGCCGCCGGCGGCGTCGCCTATGCTGCCCTGCCGCCGCAGGTCCACGTCAAGACGCTGACCGCCGGTTCGGGCGAATCGCCGACGATCGCTGACGTCGTGCTCATCAACTACAAGGGCACGCTGCCGGACGGAAACGTCTTCGATCAGGCGCAGCAGGTTCCGATGGCCCTCAATGAGGTGATCCCCGGCTTCACCAAGGCGCTCGTCAAGATGCAGCGCGGCGGCAAGTACGAGGTCGAGATCCCGGCCAAGCTGGCTTACGGCGACAAGGCGGTCGGCAAGATTCCGGCCAATACCGACCTGAACTTCGAAATCGAGCTGCTCGACTTCAAGAGCCGCGCCGAGATCGAGCAGCAGCAGCGCCTGATGCAGCAGCTCCAGCAGATGCAGGGCGGCGCACCGGGCGGTGCCATTCCCGGCGGTGCGATTCCGGGTGGCGCGATTCCCGACGGTGCCGTTCCGGGCGCCGAAGGTCCGGCACACTGA
- the rpsU gene encoding 30S ribosomal protein S21, giving the protein MQILVRDNNVDQALRALKKKLQREGVYREMKLRRHFEKPSEKRAREKAAAVRRARKLERKRMERDGVK; this is encoded by the coding sequence ATGCAGATTCTCGTCCGCGACAATAACGTCGATCAGGCTCTTCGGGCTCTCAAGAAGAAGCTGCAGCGTGAAGGCGTCTACCGCGAGATGAAGCTGCGTCGTCACTTCGAGAAGCCCTCGGAAAAGCGCGCTCGCGAAAAGGCCGCTGCTGTGCGCCGCGCCCGTAAGCTGGAGCGCAAGCGCATGGAGCGTGACGGCGTCAAGTAA
- the crcB gene encoding fluoride efflux transporter CrcB: MSQPSFLASSLFVALGGGVGSWLRFLTGLGWTAVIGPARAGAFPYGTLTVNVLGSLAMGLLAGWLLRHTAEGETARLLIGVGVLGGFTTFSSFSLDTIALAMRGQLGLAAFYVAISLIAGFAALFAGFSITKGVAA, translated from the coding sequence ATGTCCCAACCTTCCTTTCTAGCCTCCTCGCTCTTTGTGGCGCTGGGCGGCGGCGTCGGCTCATGGCTGCGCTTTCTCACCGGCCTCGGCTGGACCGCCGTGATCGGCCCGGCAAGAGCCGGTGCGTTTCCCTATGGCACCCTTACCGTCAATGTCCTTGGCAGCCTTGCCATGGGCCTGCTGGCAGGCTGGCTCCTGCGCCACACCGCAGAGGGCGAGACTGCCCGCCTGCTCATCGGTGTCGGCGTGCTGGGCGGCTTCACCACCTTTTCCTCGTTCAGCCTCGACACCATTGCCCTTGCCATGCGCGGGCAGCTCGGTCTTGCGGCTTTCTATGTCGCGATCTCGCTGATCGCGGGCTTCGCCGCGCTGTTTGCCGGCTTTTCCATCACGAAGGGAGTCGCCGCATGA
- a CDS encoding RluA family pseudouridine synthase: protein MSRDNSDSVRQFTVGRDDEDIRLDRWFKRHLPEVGFAMVSRWARTGQIRVDGKRADVDTRLVAGQVLRVPPGGEAKPGLGGSRPRRELTEAEIELADSMVLTQDRSAIVLNKPPGLATQGGSGMKEHVDGLLDAYAEKGPRPRLVHRLDKDTSGVLLIARTPGSAAFFSKRFSGRTAKKIYWALVVGVPSINDGMIELPLAKQPGTGGEKMHVDEEGGQSARTRYRVLDRAGNRAAWVELHPLTGRTHQLRAHMAAIGHPIVGDGKYGGQEAFLSGTISRKMHLHARRLIIEHPDGTPLDVTAPLPEHFANSLASLGFDEADGAELPESAPEFTKDDEKRAAKAHAKQYRKERRGERRSRRDTPSDRPSRGKPSGKTASRPGAKSAGKPGGKPGKTGPGSKTGPGAARSAPARPASRKPGGSAPSGGRPSGPRGKR from the coding sequence ATGAGCCGCGACAATTCAGATTCCGTCCGCCAGTTCACCGTCGGCCGCGACGACGAAGACATCCGTCTCGACCGCTGGTTCAAGCGCCACCTGCCCGAAGTCGGCTTCGCGATGGTGTCGCGCTGGGCGCGCACCGGACAGATCCGTGTCGACGGCAAGCGCGCCGATGTCGACACCCGGCTCGTCGCGGGCCAGGTCCTGCGCGTGCCGCCGGGCGGCGAGGCCAAGCCCGGCCTCGGTGGCTCGCGCCCGCGCCGCGAACTGACGGAAGCAGAGATCGAACTCGCCGATTCGATGGTCCTCACGCAGGACCGCTCGGCGATCGTGCTCAACAAGCCGCCGGGCCTCGCCACGCAGGGCGGATCGGGCATGAAGGAGCACGTGGACGGCCTGCTTGACGCCTATGCGGAGAAGGGCCCGCGCCCCCGCCTCGTCCACCGGCTGGACAAGGACACTTCCGGCGTCCTGCTGATCGCCCGCACGCCCGGAAGCGCGGCGTTCTTCTCCAAGCGCTTTTCCGGGCGCACCGCCAAGAAGATCTACTGGGCGCTGGTGGTCGGCGTGCCGAGCATCAACGACGGCATGATCGAACTGCCGCTCGCCAAGCAGCCGGGCACCGGCGGCGAGAAGATGCATGTGGATGAGGAAGGCGGCCAGTCCGCCCGCACCCGTTACCGCGTGCTGGACCGTGCCGGCAACCGCGCCGCCTGGGTCGAACTGCACCCGCTGACGGGCCGTACGCACCAGTTGCGCGCCCATATGGCGGCAATCGGCCACCCGATCGTAGGTGACGGCAAGTATGGCGGGCAGGAAGCGTTTCTTTCGGGCACGATCAGCCGCAAGATGCACCTCCACGCCCGCCGGCTCATCATCGAGCACCCGGACGGCACCCCGCTGGACGTGACCGCCCCCCTGCCCGAGCATTTCGCCAATTCGCTGGCCTCGCTCGGTTTCGACGAGGCGGACGGCGCGGAACTGCCCGAATCCGCGCCGGAGTTCACCAAGGACGACGAGAAGCGCGCCGCCAAGGCTCACGCCAAGCAGTATCGCAAGGAACGCCGGGGTGAGCGCCGCTCGCGCCGCGATACCCCTTCCGACCGTCCCTCACGCGGCAAGCCCTCGGGCAAGACCGCATCGCGCCCGGGCGCAAAGTCCGCAGGCAAGCCCGGCGGAAAACCCGGCAAGACCGGTCCCGGCAGCAAGACTGGCCCCGGCGCAGCCCGATCGGCGCCTGCCCGCCCCGCCTCGCGTAAACCCGGCGGCTCGGCACCTTCCGGCGGACGGCCTTCCGGTCCGCGAGGAAAGCGGTGA
- a CDS encoding HAD-IA family hydrolase: MTAAVKFAVFDCDGTLVDGQAPICEAMEASFARFSLPAPSRGLIRRAVGLSLPQAIRQLLPDSGEEQQNAMAEAYKVAFRQAREEGRVSQPLFPGIEDCLRTLHARGWTLGVATGMSDRGLGHCLAANGISDLFVTLQTADRHPSKPHPAMLEEALFDAGALPGETVMIGDTAYDMKMAKAAGTRAVGVDWGYHHPRELTEAGAEKVVAAPGELAEYLLA; encoded by the coding sequence GTGACCGCGGCGGTAAAGTTCGCCGTCTTCGACTGCGACGGTACCCTGGTCGACGGGCAGGCACCGATCTGCGAGGCGATGGAAGCGAGTTTCGCCCGCTTCAGCCTGCCCGCTCCCTCGCGCGGCCTGATCCGCCGCGCGGTGGGCCTCTCGTTGCCGCAGGCGATCCGGCAGCTCCTGCCCGATAGCGGCGAAGAGCAGCAAAATGCGATGGCGGAAGCCTACAAGGTCGCATTCCGACAGGCACGAGAGGAAGGGCGCGTCTCGCAACCGCTGTTTCCCGGCATCGAGGACTGCCTGCGCACTCTTCACGCGCGCGGATGGACGCTTGGCGTGGCCACCGGCATGTCGGACCGGGGCCTGGGCCACTGCCTTGCGGCCAACGGCATTTCCGACCTCTTCGTCACCCTCCAGACGGCGGATCGCCACCCCTCCAAGCCGCATCCCGCGATGCTGGAGGAAGCACTGTTCGATGCGGGCGCCCTGCCCGGCGAAACGGTGATGATCGGTGACACCGCCTATGACATGAAGATGGCGAAAGCCGCCGGAACCCGCGCCGTCGGCGTGGACTGGGGCTATCACCACCCGCGCGAACTGACCGAGGCCGGCGCCGAGAAGGTCGTCGCAGCGCCGGGCGAACTTGCGGAGTACCTCCTGGCATGA
- a CDS encoding ATP12 family chaperone protein, whose product MKRFYKEASIGETVGGQAWRVLLDGRPIKTAGGRPQVVPTRALAEALAAEWAAQGEQIDARSFYLRDLADFAVDAVSDDREQTIRDLLPYAETDTLCYRAEPGEAFHERQLAVWEPLLVEAETRYDVHFTRISGIIPKPQPAETLARIELALAAESDFSLAALKMLSSLAASLVIAMAAIRPGADAEALWKAANLEEDWQVELWGEDWEAAEHRAARFEAFKLAMRLAELLR is encoded by the coding sequence ATGAAGCGCTTCTACAAGGAGGCCTCGATCGGTGAGACCGTAGGCGGGCAGGCGTGGCGCGTGCTGCTGGACGGCCGACCGATCAAGACCGCCGGTGGCCGCCCCCAGGTCGTGCCGACAAGGGCGCTCGCGGAAGCGCTTGCCGCCGAGTGGGCGGCGCAAGGCGAACAGATCGACGCGCGGAGCTTCTATTTGCGCGATCTGGCCGACTTTGCCGTGGATGCGGTTTCGGACGACCGCGAGCAGACGATCCGCGATCTCCTGCCTTATGCCGAGACGGACACGCTCTGCTACCGCGCCGAGCCGGGCGAGGCATTTCACGAGCGCCAGCTGGCCGTGTGGGAGCCCCTGCTTGTCGAAGCGGAAACCCGCTACGACGTGCACTTCACGCGGATCTCCGGGATCATTCCCAAGCCGCAGCCAGCCGAGACGCTGGCCCGCATCGAACTCGCCCTTGCCGCCGAGAGCGACTTCTCGCTGGCCGCGCTCAAGATGCTCTCCAGCCTCGCCGCCTCGCTGGTGATCGCCATGGCTGCGATCCGGCCGGGCGCCGATGCGGAAGCGCTGTGGAAAGCCGCCAACCTGGAAGAAGACTGGCAAGTCGAGCTCTGGGGCGAAGACTGGGAAGCCGCCGAGCACCGCGCCGCGCGCTTCGAGGCGTTCAAGCTGGCCATGCGACTGGCAGAACTTTTGAGGTAG
- a CDS encoding outer membrane protein, with protein MNKIALLGAAAALFAVPAAANAQAYVQAQTGLDSVSIDGGSSEGLTYGVAAGYDFPVREALFFGIQASVSDSTTKECARDVIALGDKLCVRAGRDLAAVARIGTNVGETSKLYVLGGYTNARLRVTYTDGTNKDSDGTNLDGFRLGAGFEHNFGGNLFGKVEYNYSNYEQGFSRHYGLAGLGVKF; from the coding sequence ATGAACAAGATCGCCCTTCTCGGCGCTGCCGCCGCCCTTTTCGCCGTTCCGGCCGCCGCCAATGCGCAGGCCTACGTTCAGGCACAGACCGGCCTCGACAGCGTTTCGATCGACGGCGGTTCGTCGGAAGGCCTCACTTACGGCGTTGCTGCCGGTTACGACTTCCCGGTTCGTGAAGCGCTGTTCTTCGGTATCCAGGCGAGCGTATCGGACAGCACGACCAAGGAATGCGCACGCGACGTCATCGCTCTGGGTGACAAGCTCTGCGTCCGCGCCGGGCGCGACCTTGCCGCTGTTGCCCGCATCGGCACCAACGTTGGCGAAACCAGCAAGCTCTACGTCCTCGGCGGCTACACCAATGCCCGCCTGCGCGTGACCTATACAGATGGCACCAACAAGGACAGCGACGGCACGAACCTTGACGGTTTCCGTCTCGGTGCCGGCTTCGAGCACAACTTCGGCGGCAACCTGTTCGGCAAGGTCGAGTACAACTATTCGAACTACGAACAGGGCTTCAGCCGTCATTACGGCCTCGCCGGTCTCGGCGTGAAGTTCTGA
- a CDS encoding ABC-type transport auxiliary lipoprotein family protein, with translation MGTAMKLRHKTPIFGGALAAVAALALSGCISLAPKPPELLFRLTPQDKAPAGSQATGRITDAIVVLDPEADRSLDVLRVPVRIDASSMSYLKDAWWIEKPSRQFRSLLAETLRADTGQLVVEGGDFEVTGKTLIGGRLLDMGYDVATSSVVVRFDAIRTERNGPIVTKRFESVVPGIKPEAALIGPAINQAANVVAKDVAAWVKSGA, from the coding sequence ATGGGAACCGCGATGAAGCTCCGGCACAAGACCCCGATTTTCGGCGGCGCGCTAGCGGCCGTGGCGGCACTGGCGCTTTCCGGTTGCATCAGCCTCGCGCCCAAGCCGCCCGAGCTGCTGTTCCGTCTCACTCCGCAGGACAAGGCTCCCGCAGGGTCGCAGGCCACGGGGCGGATTACCGATGCCATCGTCGTGCTGGACCCTGAGGCGGATCGCAGCCTCGATGTGCTGCGGGTTCCCGTAAGGATAGATGCGTCGAGCATGTCCTATCTCAAGGATGCCTGGTGGATCGAGAAGCCGAGCCGCCAGTTCCGCTCGCTGCTGGCTGAAACGCTGCGTGCCGATACCGGGCAGCTCGTGGTCGAAGGCGGCGATTTCGAAGTCACCGGCAAGACCCTGATCGGCGGGCGCCTGCTCGACATGGGCTACGACGTCGCCACTTCCTCGGTCGTCGTGCGCTTCGATGCAATCCGTACCGAACGCAACGGGCCGATCGTGACCAAGCGGTTCGAATCGGTGGTGCCGGGCATCAAGCCGGAAGCCGCCCTCATCGGGCCGGCTATCAATCAGGCTGCCAACGTCGTGGCGAAGGACGTTGCTGCATGGGTGAAATCCGGCGCCTGA
- a CDS encoding MlaD family protein: METRANHIWVGAVTLVLLATLAAFIIWIARINDTARNEYDIFFKQSVDGLAKGSGVDYAGVPVGQIKEIELWPQDPSFIRVRVKVDKKVPVTVGTTATIQGSFTGVADIQLEGAVKGAPLLTEPGPEGVPVIPTKRGGLGEILSNAPLLLERLATLTENLNLLMSEENRRSITGILKNTDKMTKDLSAATPQMKQTLAELQGTLNQATRTLVAFEGVAGKADSLLGDQGNSLAAQLRETLGAAQKSMETLDQTLQHAQPAFDQVSQQTLPAAEAAIRDLRATSKALRSVTEKIDEQGAGALIKGQKLPTYKP, from the coding sequence ATGGAAACACGGGCCAATCACATATGGGTCGGAGCCGTCACGCTGGTGCTGCTGGCGACGCTGGCGGCGTTCATCATCTGGATCGCGCGGATCAACGACACCGCGCGAAACGAGTATGACATCTTCTTCAAGCAGTCGGTCGACGGGCTCGCCAAGGGTTCCGGCGTCGATTACGCGGGCGTGCCGGTCGGGCAGATCAAGGAGATCGAACTCTGGCCGCAGGACCCCAGCTTCATTCGCGTGCGCGTGAAGGTGGACAAGAAGGTGCCCGTCACCGTCGGCACCACTGCAACGATCCAGGGCAGCTTCACCGGCGTGGCCGACATCCAGCTCGAAGGCGCCGTGAAGGGCGCGCCGCTGCTGACCGAGCCCGGCCCGGAAGGCGTGCCTGTGATCCCGACCAAGCGCGGCGGCCTGGGTGAAATCCTCTCCAACGCGCCGCTGCTGCTCGAACGGCTGGCGACGCTGACAGAAAACCTCAACCTTCTGATGTCCGAAGAGAACCGCCGTTCCATCACCGGCATTCTCAAGAATACCGACAAGATGACGAAGGATCTCTCGGCCGCGACGCCGCAGATGAAGCAGACGCTGGCGGAACTTCAGGGAACGCTGAACCAGGCCACCAGAACGCTGGTCGCGTTCGAGGGCGTGGCGGGCAAGGCGGACAGCCTGCTGGGCGATCAGGGTAATTCGCTGGCGGCCCAGCTTCGCGAGACGCTGGGTGCTGCGCAGAAGTCGATGGAGACCCTCGACCAGACGCTCCAGCATGCGCAGCCTGCCTTCGACCAGGTATCGCAGCAGACGCTTCCTGCCGCCGAAGCCGCGATCCGCGATCTGCGCGCCACCAGCAAGGCCCTGCGCAGTGTGACCGAGAAGATCGACGAGCAGGGCGCCGGCGCCCTCATTAAGGGGCAGAAGCTGCCCACCTACAAGCCATGA